One window of the Mycobacterium haemophilum DSM 44634 genome contains the following:
- a CDS encoding amidohydrolase family protein has protein sequence MPTLLGIHQRLKDAARILMSRRASLPNPSTAPSMSKWWGGNMGALGKELPMTSDSSVEFRRIATEEAFSTPNVTAVLEQWVGQAPTDEPDWEFQDFLFHGAGAFGEVGRSLLIDLDDVRLQIMDANGVDMQVLSLTSPGVQTLDDNQAVGLVAEANDLLAEAIARHPDRFAGLAAIAPQVPASAVKEIDRAIGQLGLNGIIINSHTHNEYLDEEKFWPILEAAEDFDAAIYLHPRCPSAGMARPMQKHDLLAAIWGFQAETGLHAMRLLCSGVFDRFPKLTVVLGHLGEALPYWLHRIDRFREIPTSTCNVRPRLELTFTEYLKRNFYITTSGMPWNPALKFCIEALGAGNIMFAVDYPYEDTAEAVRFLDNAPIPVADKHKIYHENAERVFHIQS, from the coding sequence GCTGCTGGGAATTCATCAGCGATTGAAAGACGCCGCGCGCATTTTAATGAGCCGCCGCGCGTCCTTGCCGAATCCGTCGACCGCTCCTAGCATGTCGAAATGGTGGGGCGGCAATATGGGCGCGCTCGGCAAGGAGCTACCGATGACCAGTGATAGCTCGGTGGAGTTCCGCCGCATCGCCACCGAGGAAGCATTTAGCACCCCCAACGTCACTGCCGTGCTGGAACAGTGGGTCGGCCAGGCGCCAACCGACGAGCCGGATTGGGAGTTCCAGGATTTCCTCTTCCACGGCGCGGGGGCTTTCGGCGAAGTGGGACGGTCTTTACTGATCGATCTCGACGACGTGCGGCTGCAAATCATGGACGCCAATGGTGTCGACATGCAAGTGCTGTCCCTCACCTCACCTGGGGTGCAGACACTCGACGATAATCAGGCCGTCGGCCTGGTAGCGGAAGCCAATGACCTGCTCGCCGAAGCGATTGCACGCCATCCGGACCGGTTTGCCGGCCTAGCGGCGATTGCACCGCAAGTTCCGGCGAGCGCGGTCAAGGAAATAGACCGCGCGATTGGCCAGTTGGGGCTCAACGGCATCATCATCAATTCCCACACCCACAATGAGTACTTGGATGAGGAGAAGTTCTGGCCCATCTTGGAAGCCGCAGAGGATTTCGATGCCGCGATCTACTTGCACCCGAGATGCCCGTCGGCGGGTATGGCCAGGCCAATGCAGAAGCATGACCTTCTTGCCGCCATCTGGGGCTTTCAGGCCGAGACCGGACTGCATGCCATGAGGTTGCTCTGCAGCGGGGTTTTCGACCGCTTTCCAAAGCTCACAGTTGTATTGGGCCACCTAGGCGAAGCACTTCCGTACTGGTTGCACAGGATCGACCGGTTTCGGGAAATACCGACATCGACATGTAACGTGCGGCCCCGGCTGGAACTGACATTCACCGAATACCTGAAGAGAAACTTCTACATCACCACAAGCGGAATGCCCTGGAATCCTGCGCTGAAGTTCTGCATCGAAGCGCTGGGCGCCGGCAACATCATGTTCGCCGTCGATTATCCGTATGAAGACACGGCTGAGGCTGTCCGCTTTCTCGACAATGCACCCATACCCGTCGCCGACAAACACAAGATCTATCACGAGAACGCGGAGCGGGTATTCCACATCCAATCTTGA